In Natronoarchaeum mannanilyticum, a genomic segment contains:
- a CDS encoding DUF7120 family protein, with protein sequence MANVEITVPEQLEMQIAQMVEQDEFVTREEAVEELLSTGLKAYKTSGPMDDEDAGFEDDGMMGHDDEYVF encoded by the coding sequence ATGGCGAACGTCGAGATCACGGTCCCCGAGCAGCTCGAGATGCAGATCGCGCAGATGGTCGAACAGGACGAGTTCGTAACCCGCGAAGAAGCCGTCGAGGAACTCCTCTCGACGGGGCTGAAGGCGTACAAGACCAGCGGCCCGATGGACGACGAGGATGCGGGATTCGAGGACGACGGGATGATGGGCCACGACGACGAGTACGTCTTCTAG
- a CDS encoding 50S ribosomal protein L16 encodes MAEKPASMYRNIDKPPYTRKEFMGGIPGSKIAQHQMGDLQSDPEDYPVQISLVTEEEVQLRHGSLEASRLSANRHLIKELGEGNYKMILRKFPHHVIRENKQATGAGADRVSDGMRQAFGKIVGTAARIPEGDRIFTAYCTVEQASVVKEAFRRSYNKLSPPCRIVVERGEDKLVS; translated from the coding sequence ATGGCAGAGAAACCGGCCTCGATGTACCGGAATATCGATAAGCCGCCCTACACCCGCAAGGAGTTCATGGGCGGCATCCCCGGCTCGAAGATCGCACAGCACCAGATGGGCGACCTCCAATCGGACCCCGAGGACTATCCCGTCCAGATCAGCCTCGTCACCGAGGAGGAGGTCCAGCTCCGCCACGGCTCGCTGGAGGCCTCCCGGCTGTCGGCGAACCGCCACCTCATCAAGGAACTCGGCGAGGGCAACTACAAGATGATCCTCCGCAAGTTCCCCCACCACGTCATCCGGGAGAACAAGCAGGCGACCGGCGCCGGTGCGGACCGCGTTTCCGACGGGATGCGCCAGGCGTTCGGCAAGATCGTCGGCACCGCCGCCCGCATCCCCGAGGGCGACCGCATCTTCACCGCCTACTGCACCGTCGAGCAGGCCTCCGTCGTCAAAGAAGCCTTCCGCCGGTCGTACAACAAGCTCTCCCCGCCGTGTCGCATCGTCGTCGAGCGCGGCGAGGACAAGCTCGTCTCCTGA
- a CDS encoding zinc-ribbon domain-containing protein, with translation MSVLDRLLGAETGADQSVVCECRRCGTSVEPTVVVCPECGARDVVRYEI, from the coding sequence ATGTCAGTGCTCGACCGGTTGCTCGGAGCCGAAACGGGCGCGGATCAGTCGGTGGTCTGCGAGTGTCGACGGTGCGGCACGTCCGTGGAGCCGACCGTCGTCGTCTGTCCCGAGTGCGGCGCCCGCGACGTCGTTCGCTACGAAATATAG
- a CDS encoding type 1 glutamine amidotransferase domain-containing protein, translating into MTSALFVVSEEGYWGEECVTPLELLSDAGVDIDVATPSGGEPVVDDRSVDPDTVGEETAERVKDVHRNDERMANPMPIAKASADNYDAVVFPGGHGTEWDVNQDHHARALLREAVEGDDGKAMVVCHAVGILAFTRDSDGDILVDGREITGFPNDWEEDIVDENDNMPDGRKLPYYVEDEVKAVGAEWDAELDAEESVTVDGDLITARGPESSRAGATELQRALGVQAD; encoded by the coding sequence ATGACATCCGCTCTGTTCGTCGTCAGCGAGGAGGGGTACTGGGGCGAAGAATGCGTGACGCCGCTGGAACTGCTGTCCGACGCCGGGGTCGACATCGACGTCGCGACGCCGAGCGGCGGCGAGCCGGTCGTCGACGACCGATCGGTCGACCCCGACACGGTCGGCGAGGAGACCGCCGAGCGCGTCAAGGACGTCCACAGGAACGACGAGCGCATGGCGAACCCGATGCCGATCGCGAAGGCGTCGGCGGACAACTACGACGCCGTCGTGTTCCCCGGCGGCCACGGCACCGAGTGGGACGTCAACCAGGATCACCACGCCCGCGCGCTGCTGCGCGAGGCCGTCGAGGGCGACGACGGCAAGGCGATGGTCGTCTGCCACGCGGTCGGCATCCTCGCCTTCACGCGGGACAGCGACGGCGACATCCTCGTCGACGGCCGGGAGATCACCGGCTTCCCCAACGACTGGGAGGAGGACATCGTCGACGAGAACGACAACATGCCCGACGGCCGGAAGCTCCCCTACTACGTCGAGGACGAGGTGAAAGCGGTCGGCGCCGAGTGGGACGCTGAACTCGACGCCGAGGAGAGCGTCACCGTCGACGGTGACCTGATAACGGCGCGCGGGCCGGAGTCCTCCCGCGCCGGCGCGACGGAACTCCAGCGCGCGCTCGGCGTCCAGGCGGATTGA
- a CDS encoding class I SAM-dependent methyltransferase, which produces MSDSATPDASDPAGSPDAPGDGRPMSTDEIRDTYADRASWFARLDWLDRLVTGRYREPLFSQASGRVLDVACGTGVNFPYLPPDVDLVGIDVSPEMLAGARQQLDGLDLDGELHEMDAQALAFEADSFDTVISSLSTCTFPDPVAALREMDRVCKPSGQILLLEHGRSDVEPIGRLQDWRADAHYESMGCRLTQEPLDHVAAAGLDVRDVRTALFGIVTAVEAEPSGD; this is translated from the coding sequence ATGAGCGATTCAGCGACCCCCGACGCGTCCGACCCCGCCGGTAGCCCGGACGCCCCCGGCGACGGCCGCCCGATGTCGACCGACGAGATCCGCGACACCTACGCCGATCGCGCGAGCTGGTTCGCCCGCCTCGACTGGCTCGATCGCCTGGTCACGGGTCGGTACCGCGAGCCGCTCTTCTCGCAGGCCTCGGGCCGCGTGCTCGACGTCGCCTGCGGGACGGGCGTGAACTTCCCGTACCTCCCGCCGGATGTCGACCTCGTCGGGATCGACGTCAGTCCGGAGATGCTGGCGGGCGCACGCCAGCAACTCGACGGACTCGACCTGGACGGCGAACTGCACGAGATGGACGCCCAGGCGCTGGCGTTCGAGGCCGACAGCTTCGATACCGTGATCTCGTCGCTGTCGACCTGCACCTTCCCCGACCCGGTCGCCGCGCTGCGCGAGATGGACCGGGTTTGTAAGCCGAGCGGGCAGATCCTCCTGCTGGAACACGGCCGCAGCGACGTCGAACCGATCGGCCGGCTCCAGGACTGGCGGGCCGACGCCCACTACGAGTCGATGGGCTGCCGGCTGACGCAGGAGCCCCTCGACCACGTGGCGGCGGCCGGACTCGACGTTCGAGACGTTCGCACCGCCCTGTTCGGCATCGTCACCGCCGTCGAGGCCGAGCCGTCCGGAGACTGA
- a CDS encoding archaeosine biosynthesis radical SAM protein RaSEA — MSKPSPEVYEEGKGMDAHNKVMREIRSEKDATYDPHEPTRVWIDEDNTPDGVYQSLTIILNTGGCRWARAGGCTMCGYVAESVEGGSVAHDAMMDQIDVCLDHEAENADEKSGLIKIYTSGSFLDEREVAAETRQAIAETFGDRERIVVESLPDFVEREKIEDFTEQGLETDVAVGLETATDRVRHDCVNKYFDYEQFVEASEEADAAGAGIKAYLLMKPPFLSEQEAIDDMISSIERCAEHAHTVSMNPCNVQRYTMVDELHFRDGYRPPWLWSVAHVLEETADVDAIVVSDPVGHGSDRGPHNCGECDDRVQRAIKDFDLRQDPSVFEQVTCDCEHTWEAVRERETTFNLPLAR; from the coding sequence ATGAGCAAGCCGAGTCCGGAAGTCTACGAGGAGGGGAAGGGGATGGACGCCCACAACAAGGTGATGCGGGAGATCCGCTCCGAAAAGGACGCCACCTACGACCCCCACGAGCCGACGCGCGTGTGGATCGACGAGGACAACACGCCCGACGGCGTCTACCAGAGCCTGACGATCATCCTCAACACGGGCGGCTGTCGGTGGGCCCGCGCCGGCGGCTGCACGATGTGTGGCTACGTCGCCGAGTCCGTCGAGGGCGGCAGCGTCGCCCACGACGCGATGATGGACCAGATCGACGTCTGTCTCGACCACGAGGCGGAGAACGCCGACGAGAAATCGGGGCTCATCAAGATCTACACCAGCGGCTCGTTCCTCGACGAGCGGGAGGTCGCCGCCGAGACGCGGCAGGCCATCGCCGAGACGTTCGGCGACCGCGAGCGGATCGTCGTCGAGAGCCTGCCCGACTTCGTCGAGCGCGAGAAGATCGAGGATTTCACCGAGCAGGGCCTGGAGACCGACGTCGCGGTCGGCCTGGAGACCGCGACCGACCGCGTGCGCCACGACTGCGTCAACAAGTACTTCGACTACGAGCAGTTCGTCGAGGCCAGCGAGGAGGCCGACGCGGCCGGCGCGGGGATCAAGGCGTACCTCCTGATGAAGCCGCCGTTCCTCTCCGAGCAGGAGGCGATCGACGACATGATCAGCTCGATCGAGCGCTGCGCCGAGCACGCCCACACCGTCTCGATGAACCCCTGTAACGTCCAGCGCTACACGATGGTCGACGAGCTACACTTCCGGGACGGCTACCGCCCGCCGTGGCTCTGGAGCGTCGCTCACGTGTTAGAAGAGACCGCCGACGTCGACGCCATCGTCGTCTCCGATCCCGTCGGCCACGGCAGCGACCGGGGCCCGCACAACTGCGGCGAGTGCGACGACCGCGTCCAGCGGGCGATCAAGGACTTCGACCTCCGGCAGGACCCCTCGGTGTTCGAGCAGGTCACCTGTGACTGTGAACACACGTGGGAGGCCGTCCGCGAGCGCGAGACGACGTTCAACCTCCCGCTGGCGCGCTGA
- a CDS encoding PAS domain S-box protein, whose protein sequence is MSEAITILCAAEDQDVLSQLAGPLRRAGYAVATASDADDTVAAVEADGIDAVVAAHDPPGPDGLSLLDRLEGAGVPVLLCPATGDESLAGRALAAGAAGYVPRRDADAELVDRIRGVLDDSAREAASDTAVAERNRLSLLIKQSPLALIEWTTEFTVANWNPAAEELFGYTAENAMGRPGPDLIVPEDERDAVGDIWDGLIGDGRVTHIVNENVTASGDRITCEWHNTPLTDESGEVVGALSFVRDVTDRTQRVAALETLQEMSRDLIGANSRRDVAEIVTDAAADVLHYPLAAFRLHDEDADALVPVASAADGWDAGTVESLLRDEGPLWRAFDVGQQVVYEDAGEFEGVDAASLLVQPLGDHGVLSFASSDTDAFDETDRYLATVVGAAAETALERAERKHELERRERLLDAVGDGLYALDEQGYYTEINDAVAEMTGYDRDELLGAHVSKIMRDEDIERGERRLERLLAADEADVESYEVTIVAEDGERIPCEVNMSLLPGEEFTGSVGTVRDISERKRMERALRERKRKIESVHRVATQLEESRSVGTIFDLAVDAARDVFGVDACTIRTIDGETTSAFVADGSPIDGAVGADGRLDRRAYDRTRRDGETLVIDDRRERGDDAGAIRSLLSVPVGDAGVFQVATDDVGSFDAEDAEIAELLLSHVANAVERVRFESELREERDRFAALFENVPDPVASVRQSDGQSTVIDVNPAFERVFGFDAEQLRGEPINQHIVPPENRDRAAELGARGADGELVETEVKRQTASGLRDFVLTVVPVDVDGTTTYGVYTDVTERNRQRQRVEVLNRVLRHDLRNGMNIVKGCAEMLDAMVEEGSEYAATIQERADELIALAEKTRTVERTLDRDDAEPGSVDVVAAVESIVDRVGEEFDDVDVTTSLPDRADALADSMLRTAIYHVVENAIVHNDGDRPSVDISVDERAERVRIAVTDDGPGIPAEERELLAEDREITQLRHASGLGLWLVNWVVTQSGGELSFEEAPSGGTRVVLEVPRARVEQHPT, encoded by the coding sequence ATGTCAGAGGCTATCACGATCCTCTGCGCGGCAGAGGATCAGGACGTGCTATCGCAGCTGGCGGGCCCGCTCCGGCGAGCGGGCTACGCGGTAGCGACGGCGTCGGACGCCGACGATACCGTCGCCGCGGTCGAGGCGGACGGGATCGACGCCGTCGTCGCGGCCCACGACCCGCCGGGGCCCGACGGCCTGTCGTTGCTCGACCGGCTCGAGGGTGCGGGCGTCCCGGTGTTGCTCTGTCCGGCCACGGGCGACGAGTCGCTCGCCGGGCGGGCGCTGGCGGCCGGCGCGGCGGGGTACGTCCCGCGGCGCGATGCCGACGCGGAGCTGGTCGATCGCATTCGGGGCGTACTCGACGACTCGGCGAGGGAAGCGGCGAGCGATACCGCGGTCGCCGAGCGCAACCGTCTCTCGCTGCTGATCAAGCAGTCGCCGCTGGCTCTCATCGAGTGGACGACCGAGTTCACGGTCGCCAACTGGAACCCCGCGGCGGAGGAGCTGTTCGGCTACACCGCCGAGAACGCGATGGGACGCCCCGGTCCGGACCTGATCGTCCCCGAGGACGAGCGCGACGCCGTCGGCGATATCTGGGACGGCCTGATCGGCGACGGACGGGTCACTCACATCGTCAACGAGAACGTCACGGCGTCGGGCGACCGGATCACCTGCGAGTGGCACAACACGCCGCTGACCGACGAGAGCGGCGAGGTCGTCGGCGCGCTGTCGTTCGTTCGCGACGTCACCGACCGCACCCAGCGCGTCGCCGCCCTGGAGACGCTCCAGGAGATGTCCCGGGACCTGATCGGCGCGAACTCCCGGCGGGACGTCGCCGAGATCGTCACGGACGCCGCGGCGGACGTGTTGCACTACCCGCTCGCGGCGTTCCGGCTCCACGACGAGGACGCCGACGCGCTCGTGCCCGTCGCCAGCGCGGCGGACGGCTGGGACGCCGGGACGGTCGAGTCGCTGTTGCGCGACGAGGGGCCGCTCTGGCGCGCGTTCGACGTCGGCCAGCAGGTCGTCTACGAGGACGCGGGCGAGTTCGAGGGCGTCGACGCGGCGAGCCTGCTCGTCCAGCCGCTGGGCGATCACGGGGTGCTTTCCTTTGCCAGCTCCGACACCGATGCTTTCGACGAGACGGACAGGTATCTGGCGACGGTCGTCGGCGCCGCCGCGGAGACGGCGCTCGAACGAGCCGAGCGCAAGCACGAACTCGAACGCCGCGAGCGGCTGCTCGACGCCGTCGGCGACGGGCTGTACGCGCTCGACGAGCAGGGGTACTACACTGAGATCAACGACGCCGTCGCCGAGATGACGGGGTACGACCGGGACGAGCTGCTGGGAGCGCACGTCTCGAAGATCATGCGCGACGAGGACATCGAGCGCGGCGAACGACGACTCGAGCGGTTGCTCGCCGCCGACGAGGCCGACGTCGAGTCCTACGAGGTGACGATCGTCGCCGAGGACGGCGAGCGGATCCCCTGTGAGGTCAACATGTCCTTGCTGCCGGGCGAGGAGTTCACGGGCAGCGTCGGCACAGTCAGAGACATTAGCGAGCGAAAGCGAATGGAGCGGGCGCTCCGCGAGCGAAAGCGCAAGATCGAGAGCGTCCACCGCGTCGCGACGCAACTGGAGGAGAGCCGCTCGGTGGGGACGATCTTCGATCTGGCCGTCGACGCCGCCCGCGACGTGTTCGGCGTCGACGCCTGCACGATCCGGACGATCGACGGCGAGACGACGAGCGCGTTCGTGGCCGACGGCTCGCCGATCGACGGCGCCGTCGGCGCGGACGGTCGGCTCGATCGGCGCGCGTACGACCGGACGCGCCGCGACGGCGAGACGCTGGTGATCGACGACCGCCGCGAGCGCGGCGACGACGCGGGGGCGATCCGATCGCTGCTCTCGGTGCCCGTCGGCGACGCCGGCGTGTTCCAGGTCGCGACCGACGACGTCGGGTCGTTCGACGCGGAAGACGCCGAGATCGCCGAGCTGCTGCTCTCACACGTCGCGAACGCCGTCGAGCGGGTCCGGTTCGAGAGCGAGCTCCGCGAGGAGCGCGATCGATTCGCCGCGCTGTTCGAGAACGTCCCGGACCCGGTCGCCAGCGTCCGCCAGAGTGACGGGCAATCGACCGTCATCGACGTCAACCCGGCGTTCGAGCGCGTGTTCGGCTTCGACGCCGAGCAGCTCCGGGGCGAACCGATCAACCAGCACATCGTCCCCCCGGAGAACCGCGACCGGGCGGCGGAGCTCGGCGCGCGCGGCGCGGACGGCGAACTCGTCGAGACGGAAGTGAAGCGCCAGACCGCCTCCGGCCTCAGGGACTTCGTGCTGACGGTCGTTCCGGTCGACGTCGACGGTACGACGACCTACGGCGTCTACACCGACGTCACCGAGCGCAACCGCCAGCGACAGCGCGTCGAGGTGCTCAACCGGGTGCTGCGCCACGACCTCCGCAACGGGATGAACATCGTGAAAGGCTGCGCGGAGATGCTCGACGCGATGGTCGAGGAGGGCTCGGAGTACGCGGCGACGATCCAGGAGCGCGCGGACGAACTGATCGCGCTCGCCGAGAAGACCCGCACGGTCGAGCGGACGCTCGACCGCGACGACGCCGAGCCGGGATCGGTCGACGTCGTCGCCGCGGTCGAGTCGATCGTCGACCGCGTCGGCGAGGAGTTCGACGACGTCGACGTGACGACCTCGCTCCCCGACCGCGCCGACGCGCTCGCGGACAGCATGCTCAGGACGGCGATCTACCACGTCGTCGAGAACGCGATCGTCCACAACGACGGCGACCGCCCGTCGGTCGACATCTCGGTCGACGAGCGCGCCGAGCGGGTCCGGATCGCCGTCACCGACGACGGACCCGGCATTCCCGCAGAGGAACGCGAGTTGCTCGCGGAGGACCGCGAAATCACCCAGCTGCGTCACGCGAGCGGCCTCGGCCTGTGGCTGGTCAACTGGGTGGTCACCCAGTCCGGCGGCGAACTCTCCTTCGAGGAGGCGCCCTCCGGCGGCACGCGGGTCGTTCTGGAGGTGCCGCGGGCGCGCGTCGAGCAGCACCCCACCTGA
- the purQ gene encoding phosphoribosylformylglycinamidine synthase I yields the protein MTVSIIRFGGSNCDRDAERALDHLDVDAEIVWHEDGLPEDTTGVMLPGGFSYGDYLRAGAMAARSPIMDEVRAAAEDGVPVLGVCNGAQIGSESGLTDGAFTTNRSARFQCEHVHLRVENADTPWTAAYEEGEVIEVPIAHGEGRFEITDDRLETLREEDRVLFRYCDADGEATEAANPNGSKDNVAGILGEREHVAVLMPHPERATLPDVGRTDGQGVLRGFAAE from the coding sequence ATGACGGTCTCGATCATCAGGTTCGGCGGATCGAACTGCGACCGGGACGCCGAGCGCGCCCTCGACCATCTGGACGTCGACGCCGAGATCGTCTGGCACGAGGACGGTCTCCCCGAAGACACGACGGGCGTGATGCTGCCCGGCGGCTTTTCGTACGGCGATTACCTCCGCGCCGGCGCGATGGCGGCCCGCTCGCCGATCATGGACGAGGTGCGGGCGGCCGCCGAGGACGGCGTGCCCGTGCTGGGCGTCTGCAACGGCGCCCAGATCGGTTCGGAGTCCGGGCTGACCGACGGCGCGTTCACGACCAACCGGAGCGCCCGCTTCCAGTGCGAGCACGTCCACCTGCGCGTCGAGAACGCCGACACGCCCTGGACCGCGGCCTACGAGGAAGGCGAGGTGATCGAGGTGCCGATCGCCCACGGCGAGGGCCGCTTCGAGATCACCGACGACCGCCTGGAGACGCTCCGCGAGGAGGATCGGGTCCTGTTCCGCTACTGCGACGCCGACGGCGAAGCGACCGAGGCTGCCAATCCTAACGGCTCGAAGGACAACGTCGCGGGCATCCTCGGCGAGCGCGAACACGTCGCCGTGCTGATGCCACACCCCGAGCGCGCGACGCTGCCGGACGTCGGTCGAACCGACGGGCAGGGCGTCCTCCGGGGTTTCGCGGCGGAGTAG
- the purS gene encoding phosphoribosylformylglycinamidine synthase subunit PurS, protein MTAYTATVTVRLKTGVLDPEAETTQRALERLGFELESLRSADRFEIDLEADSKEAAAERVEEMAERLLANPTIHDYDVEVEER, encoded by the coding sequence ATGACTGCCTACACCGCCACGGTCACCGTGCGCCTGAAGACGGGCGTGCTCGACCCGGAAGCCGAGACGACCCAGCGCGCGCTCGAGCGGCTGGGCTTCGAGCTGGAGTCGCTGCGCTCGGCCGACCGGTTCGAGATCGACCTTGAGGCCGACTCGAAAGAGGCCGCCGCCGAGCGCGTCGAGGAGATGGCCGAGCGGCTGCTCGCGAACCCGACGATCCACGACTACGACGTCGAGGTCGAGGAGCGATAA
- a CDS encoding formyltetrahydrofolate deformylase yields the protein MTNELTEITVIGDDSTGIVAQFTSLLFERGINIEDIDQAVRDGLFRMTTTVDTSEMVCTEEKLREDLLELGDELDVDVQVRFPADRETQQIAVLVTKESHCLEALFEAWTNDELGADISVVIGNHDDLQPLAEQYGVPFHDVGDEKGTPDEEELLDLLAEYDADLIVLARYMRILSPNVVFRYEDRIINIHPSLLPAFPGARAYEQAVQEGVRIAGVTAHYVTTDLDQGPIITQRACDVRDDDTRADLKQRGQPLEADALLEAVRLHLNNDVSVHRGRTSLRDDADGYQLGLTRDAQRANPDRPVDGLGDALSEGGDGAEITTESDDD from the coding sequence ATGACGAACGAGCTGACCGAGATCACGGTTATCGGAGACGACTCCACGGGAATCGTCGCGCAGTTCACCTCCCTGCTGTTCGAGCGCGGGATCAACATCGAGGACATCGACCAGGCGGTCCGGGACGGCCTGTTCCGGATGACCACGACCGTCGACACCAGCGAGATGGTCTGCACGGAGGAGAAGCTCCGCGAGGACCTGCTGGAGCTGGGCGACGAACTCGACGTCGACGTGCAGGTGCGATTTCCCGCCGACCGCGAGACCCAGCAGATCGCGGTGCTCGTCACCAAGGAGTCCCACTGTCTCGAGGCGCTGTTCGAGGCCTGGACCAACGACGAGCTGGGCGCGGACATCTCGGTCGTGATCGGCAACCACGACGACCTCCAGCCGCTCGCGGAGCAGTACGGCGTCCCGTTCCACGACGTCGGCGACGAGAAAGGCACGCCCGACGAGGAGGAGCTGCTGGACCTGCTCGCGGAGTACGACGCCGACCTGATCGTGCTCGCGCGCTACATGCGGATCCTCAGCCCGAACGTCGTGTTCCGCTACGAGGACCGGATCATCAACATCCACCCGAGCCTGCTGCCGGCGTTCCCCGGCGCCCGGGCCTACGAGCAGGCGGTCCAGGAGGGCGTCCGCATCGCGGGCGTCACGGCCCACTACGTCACGACCGACCTGGACCAGGGCCCGATCATCACCCAGCGGGCCTGCGACGTCCGAGACGACGACACCCGCGCGGACCTCAAGCAGCGCGGCCAGCCCCTCGAAGCCGACGCGCTGCTCGAAGCCGTGCGCCTGCACCTGAACAACGACGTCTCGGTCCACCGCGGCCGCACCAGCCTCCGCGACGACGCCGACGGCTACCAGCTCGGCCTGACCCGAGACGCCCAGCGGGCCAACCCCGACCGGCCGGTCGACGGCCTCGGCGACGCGCTGAGCGAGGGCGGCGACGGCGCCGAGATCACGACCGAGTCCGACGACGACTGA
- a CDS encoding DUF7576 family protein produces the protein MVDPTSELEEDIDEDEAPNCEVCGEPIVEDPNHVVRTRVEDGKAYHRHFCSEACAAEFDDAN, from the coding sequence ATGGTGGACCCGACATCGGAGCTCGAGGAGGACATCGACGAGGACGAGGCGCCGAACTGCGAGGTCTGCGGCGAGCCGATCGTGGAGGACCCGAACCACGTCGTCCGGACGCGGGTCGAGGACGGCAAGGCCTACCATCGCCACTTCTGTAGCGAGGCCTGCGCGGCGGAGTTCGACGACGCGAACTGA
- a CDS encoding phosphoribosylaminoimidazolesuccinocarboxamide synthase, whose protein sequence is MTSVKEFRVEVEPSAGELGRGAFRFTDDYSVFDWGKMPDEIPEKGESLCAMGAFNFELLESEGVPTHYRGVVPGDADEAVPLDDVDAAPREMAIDLTQVPDLPHDGRDYDYDAYHDQAGENYLVPLEIVFRNRVPVGSSLRGRTEPADHDLGFEEWPDEAVDLDEPVVEFSTKYEESDRYLSREEADRIAGAADIEDLEATAREVNRIVTERAAEADMTHEDGKIECLYFEGEIRVADVVGTLDENRFSYDGQQLSKEVIRQYHKRTQPEWVDAVDAAKERAKEEDVADWRPLCEVQPESLDDDVIQVARDIYAAGANAYVGRELFDAPPIEDAVAAAREL, encoded by the coding sequence ATGACGAGCGTCAAGGAGTTCCGCGTCGAGGTCGAGCCCTCGGCGGGGGAGCTGGGCCGCGGCGCGTTCCGCTTTACCGACGACTACTCGGTGTTCGACTGGGGCAAGATGCCCGACGAGATCCCCGAGAAAGGAGAGAGCCTCTGCGCGATGGGCGCGTTCAACTTCGAGCTGCTGGAATCCGAAGGCGTCCCGACGCACTACCGCGGAGTGGTTCCCGGGGACGCCGACGAGGCCGTCCCGCTCGACGACGTCGACGCCGCGCCGCGCGAGATGGCGATCGACCTGACGCAGGTGCCCGACCTGCCCCACGACGGTCGGGATTACGACTACGACGCCTATCACGATCAGGCGGGCGAGAACTATCTCGTCCCCCTGGAGATCGTCTTCAGAAATCGCGTCCCCGTCGGATCGAGCCTGCGCGGGCGCACCGAGCCCGCCGACCACGACCTCGGGTTCGAGGAGTGGCCCGACGAGGCCGTCGACCTCGACGAGCCGGTCGTCGAGTTCTCCACGAAGTACGAGGAGTCGGACCGCTACCTCTCGCGCGAGGAGGCCGACCGGATCGCCGGCGCGGCCGATATCGAGGATCTCGAAGCCACCGCCCGCGAAGTGAACCGGATCGTCACCGAGCGCGCCGCCGAGGCCGACATGACCCACGAGGACGGCAAGATCGAGTGCCTGTATTTCGAGGGCGAGATCCGCGTCGCCGACGTCGTCGGGACGCTCGACGAGAACCGCTTTTCCTACGACGGCCAGCAGCTCTCGAAGGAGGTCATCCGGCAGTACCACAAGCGCACCCAGCCGGAGTGGGTCGACGCCGTCGACGCCGCGAAGGAACGCGCGAAAGAGGAGGACGTCGCCGACTGGCGTCCGCTCTGTGAGGTCCAGCCCGAGTCGCTCGACGACGACGTGATTCAGGTTGCGCGGGATATCTACGCCGCCGGCGCCAACGCCTACGTCGGCCGCGAACTGTTCGACGCGCCGCCGATCGAGGACGCCGTCGCCGCGGCGCGGGAGCTCTGA